In one Plutella xylostella chromosome 20, ilPluXylo3.1, whole genome shotgun sequence genomic region, the following are encoded:
- the LOC105392188 gene encoding uncharacterized protein LOC105392188 isoform X2, which translates to MSSLMSDEVKDKTKQDGDNVAKDETKTDTESKEVQAKEPKSVSFNRDVHVKRFGKPRESRSASSEYQPPIRKEPFNHLSEQELIEEANKVLAQADSVTCTADHPPEKFFSLPHRRKLKEQPDRRNSDDAAIPDKQPLGRSTSDVSQKRRKERTSLSTLFRKAQRTKSPEKPVVVNTKPVVIVKRSKSDVSDLKSNTSLNTQPKPIRKRAGSETEEFLKSLRNKKTQLSPIIESSPREDYFRKTPPLESFLKKNQNSKPDTSKSENNNKDIKINPVEKPPRYKSPDKEPKPPARSKRSKSSDKELSPPITETPKRKTEVKKTLLVDEIDTVRSKDNHSVEVKDRIKDSIKKIEENIYGSKDMIHSSQQPPDKPPLTRGQTVDQIVRILKEDQLGPPPKSHLIAAQSGTSTNQPFSYTKPSLSPDPNLFVRNTSPDRVPTPVNKMNDKGVVYAQVVRDKENGTSNLGKQTVHKTYSPSRERFCNMSDEDEGLGYEDRYKISPDPKNNSKYNSHQDKNYNIIGDYKVTDSPIKPRFREYKLTSFEDFEPTYANEFPTKEQYSRDFVDSAIRGRGDGIDYNKRKQSLEPEPKIDLDFNELSHRRQLLESRINARRLERDRVHTEEPAIRYIMEKDPIYEAQKRMKATEKYVNETARYYRHTLEKDGYAENKVSEDYNKYDSDNNKIKYNTESRTFNKVPKDELDRREFIEGIPTDRFKDEPAMFPPEPEYEPPSLEIVNSNKPITSPIEYTEKKYKVKTKHVTSSHDVIETGQKYKKDDWFSKKKGHYASNPEINQERDDDYANTRDDPETYHNSLKREKNRDKYLKENYGIQRHDSGDSRDYYRDERSPRRFDVDNRLVDSGIENDFRKDSGELNRSRYLKNDSDDDMRHTSLLLESERQHTEDNYHSEQLYANGEYITRFESTMEYPRKEYSSRERSSDEGARFSSRNGRYDKSPSRHDDKVSAKPPKANGKKLTGLEKMKQLFSRDSSKKSSKLEKEVQRTRVLKSPEQSESGYRRYRDPEPSDDDRRRSDREDGDRYRSPDAHTVNRYRADRHRTQHRVERRRYGSSDRDSERSPRPSDQDSDLKVTRVVRAKTADPLDSPALAAKYRGRRRLATPSPPPSPPPLAAPPPAPSNWFKSLDRLTRKRNKSSKVTKDTEAHTEDESSRKPWSKPTKPLNSPAKNLRFFGDTDQDSDTYTKQQVSKSRSHPSGRSHTLLRKTTSNSSTGLDEVDRSVLSNKSSSLSNLHREDKDRRQYHKRNLHNISEIHSNSENESHIGRRVELKPPISPYERSSRSHSSSKTLKGSKQDVRRPGSRERVLEDRGSSSELRSSKQELSRDATHRRRTPANLSGESSTEGDSSHQSQRSVVYLHATTVGDIPDPGRLGKNRSRDDVSSVNSSNMQIRTTQKTFSIFAPWTPKHYGDQHDVHYAQKPRKPKEKEPIKKYSSNKNLADDRESTLQKKKSYSQTTLNRRPPSSRLTNSSTTLNRKPERRTESVQSTTLSRTKNKKSQSNEILNRENERERLSRSISMPKDKNKKAGWFNLSNKNKKPELNTRVR; encoded by the exons GTAAACCGCGAGAGTCGCGGAGCGCCTCGTCCGAATACCAGCCACCAATCAGAAAGGAGCCTTTCAACCATCTCTCCGAACAAGAACTGATCGAAGAAGCCAACAAAGTCCTAGCGCAGGCTGACAGCGTCACCTGCACCGCTGACCATCCACCGGAGAAGTTCTTCTCACTTCCTCATCGAAGGAAACTCAAGGAACAGCCTGACAGAAGGAACAGTGATGACGCAGCCATCCCTGACAAGCAACCGCTAGGAAGGTCCACCAGTGATGTAAGCCAGAAAAGGAGGAAAGAACGCACATCTCTTTCTACTTTATTCAGGAAAGCGCAAAGGACCAAGAGTCCAGAAAAACCTGTTGTAGTAAACACTAAACCAGTCGTTATTGTTAAGAGAAGTAAGAGTGATGTGTCTGATCTGAAGTCGAATACATCGTTGAATACGCAGCCAAAACCAATCAGGAAAAGAGCAGGTAGTGAGACTGAAGAGTTTTTGAAATCACTGAGGAATAAAAAGACTCAACTGTCGCCTATAATTGAAAGTTCTCCAAGAGAAGATTATTTCAGAAAAACACCTCCCTTAGAATCTTTTCTGAAAAAGAACCAAAATAGTAAACCAGATACTAGCAAATCTGAAAACAACAATAAGGACATCAAAATAAATCCAGTAGAAAAACCACCAAGGTATAAGAGTCCTGATAAGGAACCAAAACCTCCTGCAAGAAGCAAGCGATCCAAGTCTTCTGACAAAGAGTTATCTCCACCAATCACTGAAACACCAAAAAGAAAAACTGAAGTCAAAAAGACCTTGCTTGTCGATGAGATTGATACAGTGAGAAGTAAAGATAATCATTCCGTTGAAGTCAAAGATAGAATAAAGGATAGCATCAAAAAAATAGAAGAAAACATCTATGGTAGTAAAGATATGATTCATAGTAGTCAACAGCCTCCAGATAAGCCACCTTTGACGAGAGGACAAACTGTTGATCAAATTGTTAGGATTTTAAAAGAGGATCAACTTGGTCCTCCTCCTAAATCTCATCTCATAGCGGCACAGAGCGGTACAAGCACCAACCAACCCTTTTCATACACAAAGCCTTCACTCAGTCCAGATCCTAACTTATTTGTTAGGAATACTAGTCCCGACAGAGTACCAACACCAGTCAACAAAATGAATGACAAAGGTGTAGTTTATGCCCAAGTCGTGAGAGATAAGGAGAATGGCACAAGTAACTTGGGCAAACAGACAGTACATAAAACTTATTCTCCATCTAGGGAAAGATTTTGTAATATGTCTGACGAAGATGAAGGGTTAGGTTATGAAGACAGGTATAAAATTTCACCAGACCCAAAAAATAATTCCAAATACAATTCACATCAAgataaaaattacaatattatcGGAGATTATAAAGTGACCGATTCCCCAATCAAGCCCCGATTCCGAGAATATAAACTAACAAGTTTTGAAGACTTTGAACCGACCTACGCTAATGAGTTTCCCACAAAAGAACAATATTCTAGGGATTTCGTGGATTCTGCCATTAGAGGTCGTGGAGATGGAATAGATTACAATAAGCGAAAACAATCTTTAGAACCAGAACCTAAAATTGATTTAGACTTTAATGAGTTAAGTCACAGAAGGCAACTTTTAGAATCTCGTATTAATGCTAGAAGATTAGAAAGAGATAGAGTTCATACTGAAGAACCAGCCATAAGGTATATAATGGAGAAAGATCCAATTTACGAGGCACAGAAACGTATGAAGGCTACAGAGAAGTATGTCAATGAAACTGCAAGATATTACAGGCATACTTTGGAAAAAGATGGGTATGCTGAGAACAAAGTATCAGAAgattacaataaatatgactcagacaacaataaaataaaatacaacacAGAATCGAgaacatttaataaagttcCTAAGGATGAGCTAGATCGTAGAGAATTTATAGAAGGGATTCCAACGGATCGGTTTAAAGACGAACCCGCAATGTTCCCACCGGAACCCGAATATGAACCACCAAGTCTTGAAATTGTGAATTCAAATAAGCCAATTACGTCCCCTATTGAATACACAGAAAAGAAATACAAAGTAAAAACTAAGCACGTAACATCTAGTCACGATGTGATAGAAACTGGTCAGAAGTATAAAAAAGACGACTGGTTCAGCAAGAAAAAAGGACATTACGCTTCTAACCCTGAAATCAACCAAGAAAGAGACGATGACTACGCGAACACACGAGACGATCCAGAAACTTACCATAATTCTTTGAAAAGGGAAAAGAATCGGGACAAATATTTGAAAGAAAACTATGGGATCCAACGTCACGATTCAGGGGACAGTCGGGATTACTACCGCGACGAACGATCACCGCGCAGAttcgacgtcgataacagaTTAGTGGACTCCGGCATAGAGAATGACTTCCGCAAAGATTCTGGTGAGCTGAATCGCTCCAGATATCTGAAAAACGATAGCGATGACGATATGAGACACACATCACTGCTATTGGAAAGTGAACGGCAGCATACAGAAGATAACTACCACAGTGAGCAGTTATATGCCAACGGGGAGTACATCACAAGGTTTGAAAGCACAATGGAGTATCCTAGAAAAGAGTACTCTTCACGGGAAAGGAGTTCTGATGAAGGAGCCCGTTTCAGCTCAAGGAATGGAAGATACGACAAGAGTCCCAGCAGACACGATGATAAAGTTAGTGCGAAGCCACCGAAAGCTAATGGCAAGAAACTTACTGGACTTGAAAAG ATGAAGCAGCTGTTTTCCCGCGACTCTTCCAAGAAGAGCTCGAAGTTGGAGAAGGAGGTGCAGCGCACGCGGGTGCTGAAGAGCCCCGAGCAGTCGGAGTCAGGGTACCGCCGGTACAGGGACCCCGAGCCCAGTGATGATGACCGCAGGAGGAGCGACCGCGAGGATGGAGACAG ATACCGTAGCCCAGACGCCCACACTGTCAACCGGTACCGCGCCGACCGGCATCGAACCCAGCACCGCGTGGAGAGAAGACGCTACGGCTCCTCCGACCGGGACAGCGAGCGGAGCCCCCGGCCTTCGGACCAGGACAGCGACCTCAAGGTCACCAGGGTCGTCCGGGCTAAGACCGCTGATCCGTTGGATTCGCCGGCCTtg GCGGCCAAGTACCGCGGTCGCCGGCGCCTCGCCACGCCGAGCCCGCCGCCCTCCCCGCCGCCCCtcgccgcgcccccgccggcGCCCTCCAACTGGTTCAAGAGCCTCGACCGCCTCACGAGGAAGAGGAATAAGAGCAGCAAG GTGACAAAAGACACCGAGGCACACACCGAAGACGAGTCGTCCCGCAAACCGTGGTCCAAGCCGACCAAGCCGCTCAACTCGCCCGCCAAGAACCTGCGCTTCTTCGGAGACACCGACCAGGACAGCGATACCTACACCAAGCAGCAAGTGTCCAAGAGCCGCAGCCATCCTTCAG GACGAAGCCACACCCTCCTCCGCAAAACGACTTCAAACTCCAGCACCGGATTGGACGAGGTAGACCGAAGCGTGCTCTCAAACAAGAGTTCGTCTCTTTCCAACCTACATAGAGAAGACAAGGACAGGAGACAATACCACAAGCGGAACCTCCACAACATCTCAGAGATCCACAGCAATTCAGAGAATGAAAGTCATATCGGAAGGAGGGTTGAGCTAAAGCCGCCGATAAGTCCTTATGAGCGCAGCAGTAGGAGTCATAGTAGCTCGAAGACCCTGAAGGGCAGTAAGCAGGATGTCAGGAGACCAGGCAGCAGGGAAAGGGTGCTGGAAGACAGAGGCAGCTCGTCCGAACTAAGGAGCAGTAAGCAGGAGCTCAGCAGGGATGCCAC GCACCGTCGCCGCACGCCCGCCAACCTATCAGGAGAGAGCAGCACAGAGGGAGACTCGagccaccaatcacagcggaGCGTGGTTTACCTGCACGCCACTACTG TTGGCGACATCCCAGACCCTGGTCGTCTCGGCAAGAACCGTTCCCGCGACGACGTGTCATCCGTGAACTCGTCCAACATGCAGATACGAACCACCCAGAAAACCTTCTCCATCTTCGCCCCGTGGACCCCCAAGCACTACGGGGACCAACACGACGTCCACTACGCACAGAAACCACGGAAACCTAAGGAGAAGGAACCTATTAAAAAGTATTCGTCCAACAAAAACCTGGCTGACGACAGAGAGTCCACACTGCAAAAAAAGAAATCATACAGCCAGACCACGCTGAATAGACGACCTCCAAGCAGTCGCCTTACTAACTCCAGCACAACACTAAACCGAAAACCGGAGAGGAGAACCGAAAGTGTGCAGAGCACAACACTATCGCGGACGAAGAATAAGAAAAGCCAATCGAACGAAATTTTGAATAGAGAAAACGAACGCGAGCGGCTGTCAAGATCGATATCCATGCCCaaggataaaaataaaaaggctGGCTGGTTCAATTTgtcgaataaaaataaaaaaccagaACTTAACACTAGAGTTcgttaa
- the LOC105392188 gene encoding uncharacterized protein LOC105392188 isoform X1 gives MSSLMSDEVKDKTKQDGDNVAKDETKTDTESKEVQAKEPKSVSFNRDVHVKRFGKPRESRSASSEYQPPIRKEPFNHLSEQELIEEANKVLAQADSVTCTADHPPEKFFSLPHRRKLKEQPDRRNSDDAAIPDKQPLGRSTSDVSQKRRKERTSLSTLFRKAQRTKSPEKPVVVNTKPVVIVKRSKSDVSDLKSNTSLNTQPKPIRKRAGSETEEFLKSLRNKKTQLSPIIESSPREDYFRKTPPLESFLKKNQNSKPDTSKSENNNKDIKINPVEKPPRYKSPDKEPKPPARSKRSKSSDKELSPPITETPKRKTEVKKTLLVDEIDTVRSKDNHSVEVKDRIKDSIKKIEENIYGSKDMIHSSQQPPDKPPLTRGQTVDQIVRILKEDQLGPPPKSHLIAAQSGTSTNQPFSYTKPSLSPDPNLFVRNTSPDRVPTPVNKMNDKGVVYAQVVRDKENGTSNLGKQTVHKTYSPSRERFCNMSDEDEGLGYEDRYKISPDPKNNSKYNSHQDKNYNIIGDYKVTDSPIKPRFREYKLTSFEDFEPTYANEFPTKEQYSRDFVDSAIRGRGDGIDYNKRKQSLEPEPKIDLDFNELSHRRQLLESRINARRLERDRVHTEEPAIRYIMEKDPIYEAQKRMKATEKYVNETARYYRHTLEKDGYAENKVSEDYNKYDSDNNKIKYNTESRTFNKVPKDELDRREFIEGIPTDRFKDEPAMFPPEPEYEPPSLEIVNSNKPITSPIEYTEKKYKVKTKHVTSSHDVIETGQKYKKDDWFSKKKGHYASNPEINQERDDDYANTRDDPETYHNSLKREKNRDKYLKENYGIQRHDSGDSRDYYRDERSPRRFDVDNRLVDSGIENDFRKDSGELNRSRYLKNDSDDDMRHTSLLLESERQHTEDNYHSEQLYANGEYITRFESTMEYPRKEYSSRERSSDEGARFSSRNGRYDKSPSRHDDKVSAKPPKANGKKLTGLEKMKQLFSRDSSKKSSKLEKEVQRTRVLKSPEQSESGYRRYRDPEPSDDDRRRSDREDGDRYRSPDAHTVNRYRADRHRTQHRVERRRYGSSDRDSERSPRPSDQDSDLKVTRVVRAKTADPLDSPALAAKYRGRRRLATPSPPPSPPPLAAPPPAPSNWFKSLDRLTRKRNKSSKVTKDTEAHTEDESSRKPWSKPTKPLNSPAKNLRFFGDTDQDSDTYTKQQVSKSRSHPSGRSHTLLRKTTSNSSTGLDEVDRSVLSNKSSSLSNLHREDKDRRQYHKRNLHNISEIHSNSENESHIGRRVELKPPISPYERSSRSHSSSKTLKGSKQDVRRPGSRERVLEDRGSSSELRSSKQELSRDATRHRRRTPANLSGESSTEGDSSHQSQRSVVYLHATTVGDIPDPGRLGKNRSRDDVSSVNSSNMQIRTTQKTFSIFAPWTPKHYGDQHDVHYAQKPRKPKEKEPIKKYSSNKNLADDRESTLQKKKSYSQTTLNRRPPSSRLTNSSTTLNRKPERRTESVQSTTLSRTKNKKSQSNEILNRENERERLSRSISMPKDKNKKAGWFNLSNKNKKPELNTRVR, from the exons GTAAACCGCGAGAGTCGCGGAGCGCCTCGTCCGAATACCAGCCACCAATCAGAAAGGAGCCTTTCAACCATCTCTCCGAACAAGAACTGATCGAAGAAGCCAACAAAGTCCTAGCGCAGGCTGACAGCGTCACCTGCACCGCTGACCATCCACCGGAGAAGTTCTTCTCACTTCCTCATCGAAGGAAACTCAAGGAACAGCCTGACAGAAGGAACAGTGATGACGCAGCCATCCCTGACAAGCAACCGCTAGGAAGGTCCACCAGTGATGTAAGCCAGAAAAGGAGGAAAGAACGCACATCTCTTTCTACTTTATTCAGGAAAGCGCAAAGGACCAAGAGTCCAGAAAAACCTGTTGTAGTAAACACTAAACCAGTCGTTATTGTTAAGAGAAGTAAGAGTGATGTGTCTGATCTGAAGTCGAATACATCGTTGAATACGCAGCCAAAACCAATCAGGAAAAGAGCAGGTAGTGAGACTGAAGAGTTTTTGAAATCACTGAGGAATAAAAAGACTCAACTGTCGCCTATAATTGAAAGTTCTCCAAGAGAAGATTATTTCAGAAAAACACCTCCCTTAGAATCTTTTCTGAAAAAGAACCAAAATAGTAAACCAGATACTAGCAAATCTGAAAACAACAATAAGGACATCAAAATAAATCCAGTAGAAAAACCACCAAGGTATAAGAGTCCTGATAAGGAACCAAAACCTCCTGCAAGAAGCAAGCGATCCAAGTCTTCTGACAAAGAGTTATCTCCACCAATCACTGAAACACCAAAAAGAAAAACTGAAGTCAAAAAGACCTTGCTTGTCGATGAGATTGATACAGTGAGAAGTAAAGATAATCATTCCGTTGAAGTCAAAGATAGAATAAAGGATAGCATCAAAAAAATAGAAGAAAACATCTATGGTAGTAAAGATATGATTCATAGTAGTCAACAGCCTCCAGATAAGCCACCTTTGACGAGAGGACAAACTGTTGATCAAATTGTTAGGATTTTAAAAGAGGATCAACTTGGTCCTCCTCCTAAATCTCATCTCATAGCGGCACAGAGCGGTACAAGCACCAACCAACCCTTTTCATACACAAAGCCTTCACTCAGTCCAGATCCTAACTTATTTGTTAGGAATACTAGTCCCGACAGAGTACCAACACCAGTCAACAAAATGAATGACAAAGGTGTAGTTTATGCCCAAGTCGTGAGAGATAAGGAGAATGGCACAAGTAACTTGGGCAAACAGACAGTACATAAAACTTATTCTCCATCTAGGGAAAGATTTTGTAATATGTCTGACGAAGATGAAGGGTTAGGTTATGAAGACAGGTATAAAATTTCACCAGACCCAAAAAATAATTCCAAATACAATTCACATCAAgataaaaattacaatattatcGGAGATTATAAAGTGACCGATTCCCCAATCAAGCCCCGATTCCGAGAATATAAACTAACAAGTTTTGAAGACTTTGAACCGACCTACGCTAATGAGTTTCCCACAAAAGAACAATATTCTAGGGATTTCGTGGATTCTGCCATTAGAGGTCGTGGAGATGGAATAGATTACAATAAGCGAAAACAATCTTTAGAACCAGAACCTAAAATTGATTTAGACTTTAATGAGTTAAGTCACAGAAGGCAACTTTTAGAATCTCGTATTAATGCTAGAAGATTAGAAAGAGATAGAGTTCATACTGAAGAACCAGCCATAAGGTATATAATGGAGAAAGATCCAATTTACGAGGCACAGAAACGTATGAAGGCTACAGAGAAGTATGTCAATGAAACTGCAAGATATTACAGGCATACTTTGGAAAAAGATGGGTATGCTGAGAACAAAGTATCAGAAgattacaataaatatgactcagacaacaataaaataaaatacaacacAGAATCGAgaacatttaataaagttcCTAAGGATGAGCTAGATCGTAGAGAATTTATAGAAGGGATTCCAACGGATCGGTTTAAAGACGAACCCGCAATGTTCCCACCGGAACCCGAATATGAACCACCAAGTCTTGAAATTGTGAATTCAAATAAGCCAATTACGTCCCCTATTGAATACACAGAAAAGAAATACAAAGTAAAAACTAAGCACGTAACATCTAGTCACGATGTGATAGAAACTGGTCAGAAGTATAAAAAAGACGACTGGTTCAGCAAGAAAAAAGGACATTACGCTTCTAACCCTGAAATCAACCAAGAAAGAGACGATGACTACGCGAACACACGAGACGATCCAGAAACTTACCATAATTCTTTGAAAAGGGAAAAGAATCGGGACAAATATTTGAAAGAAAACTATGGGATCCAACGTCACGATTCAGGGGACAGTCGGGATTACTACCGCGACGAACGATCACCGCGCAGAttcgacgtcgataacagaTTAGTGGACTCCGGCATAGAGAATGACTTCCGCAAAGATTCTGGTGAGCTGAATCGCTCCAGATATCTGAAAAACGATAGCGATGACGATATGAGACACACATCACTGCTATTGGAAAGTGAACGGCAGCATACAGAAGATAACTACCACAGTGAGCAGTTATATGCCAACGGGGAGTACATCACAAGGTTTGAAAGCACAATGGAGTATCCTAGAAAAGAGTACTCTTCACGGGAAAGGAGTTCTGATGAAGGAGCCCGTTTCAGCTCAAGGAATGGAAGATACGACAAGAGTCCCAGCAGACACGATGATAAAGTTAGTGCGAAGCCACCGAAAGCTAATGGCAAGAAACTTACTGGACTTGAAAAG ATGAAGCAGCTGTTTTCCCGCGACTCTTCCAAGAAGAGCTCGAAGTTGGAGAAGGAGGTGCAGCGCACGCGGGTGCTGAAGAGCCCCGAGCAGTCGGAGTCAGGGTACCGCCGGTACAGGGACCCCGAGCCCAGTGATGATGACCGCAGGAGGAGCGACCGCGAGGATGGAGACAG ATACCGTAGCCCAGACGCCCACACTGTCAACCGGTACCGCGCCGACCGGCATCGAACCCAGCACCGCGTGGAGAGAAGACGCTACGGCTCCTCCGACCGGGACAGCGAGCGGAGCCCCCGGCCTTCGGACCAGGACAGCGACCTCAAGGTCACCAGGGTCGTCCGGGCTAAGACCGCTGATCCGTTGGATTCGCCGGCCTtg GCGGCCAAGTACCGCGGTCGCCGGCGCCTCGCCACGCCGAGCCCGCCGCCCTCCCCGCCGCCCCtcgccgcgcccccgccggcGCCCTCCAACTGGTTCAAGAGCCTCGACCGCCTCACGAGGAAGAGGAATAAGAGCAGCAAG GTGACAAAAGACACCGAGGCACACACCGAAGACGAGTCGTCCCGCAAACCGTGGTCCAAGCCGACCAAGCCGCTCAACTCGCCCGCCAAGAACCTGCGCTTCTTCGGAGACACCGACCAGGACAGCGATACCTACACCAAGCAGCAAGTGTCCAAGAGCCGCAGCCATCCTTCAG GACGAAGCCACACCCTCCTCCGCAAAACGACTTCAAACTCCAGCACCGGATTGGACGAGGTAGACCGAAGCGTGCTCTCAAACAAGAGTTCGTCTCTTTCCAACCTACATAGAGAAGACAAGGACAGGAGACAATACCACAAGCGGAACCTCCACAACATCTCAGAGATCCACAGCAATTCAGAGAATGAAAGTCATATCGGAAGGAGGGTTGAGCTAAAGCCGCCGATAAGTCCTTATGAGCGCAGCAGTAGGAGTCATAGTAGCTCGAAGACCCTGAAGGGCAGTAAGCAGGATGTCAGGAGACCAGGCAGCAGGGAAAGGGTGCTGGAAGACAGAGGCAGCTCGTCCGAACTAAGGAGCAGTAAGCAGGAGCTCAGCAGGGATGCCAC CAGGCACCGTCGCCGCACGCCCGCCAACCTATCAGGAGAGAGCAGCACAGAGGGAGACTCGagccaccaatcacagcggaGCGTGGTTTACCTGCACGCCACTACTG TTGGCGACATCCCAGACCCTGGTCGTCTCGGCAAGAACCGTTCCCGCGACGACGTGTCATCCGTGAACTCGTCCAACATGCAGATACGAACCACCCAGAAAACCTTCTCCATCTTCGCCCCGTGGACCCCCAAGCACTACGGGGACCAACACGACGTCCACTACGCACAGAAACCACGGAAACCTAAGGAGAAGGAACCTATTAAAAAGTATTCGTCCAACAAAAACCTGGCTGACGACAGAGAGTCCACACTGCAAAAAAAGAAATCATACAGCCAGACCACGCTGAATAGACGACCTCCAAGCAGTCGCCTTACTAACTCCAGCACAACACTAAACCGAAAACCGGAGAGGAGAACCGAAAGTGTGCAGAGCACAACACTATCGCGGACGAAGAATAAGAAAAGCCAATCGAACGAAATTTTGAATAGAGAAAACGAACGCGAGCGGCTGTCAAGATCGATATCCATGCCCaaggataaaaataaaaaggctGGCTGGTTCAATTTgtcgaataaaaataaaaaaccagaACTTAACACTAGAGTTcgttaa
- the LOC105392183 gene encoding trypsin-5 isoform X1, with translation MSFDCLFLVLCTVFSVLRATDVNVNVKFQPLQHEDSNDVITPEARQQIQLKDSDDVITPETRRNVERPIGRIRDTHPMKFLDPPKDKNKQVLNTKLSSTANFPYMALILIHDRPWCAGAIVDVNWIVTAAHCLNYVLPMSPTKHLGEAVKARVGSASAADGGHLVEVAGAVRHPRFEEEPVPHADVALLKLDANLEFSNYVDLIKIYDGTREPFAQSFVAVTGWGAVKGSGASFKDPPGGLATTRLKVRSQPFCADAYQLVHGFRFTKDLFCASMRQGARDACLFDAGAPAVQKNQLMGIMSFGPEQCGDEYQPAVFIKAFYFRDFVKETIASFKTTADLLAAMQDVEKQYETGPPPDQEENKNDDSLTTTTEHDMLFH, from the exons ATGTCCTTTGATTGTTTATTTCTGGTTCTATGCACTGTGTTTTCTGTTTTGAGGGCGACAGATG TAAACGTAAACGTAAAGTTTCAACCACTTCAACACGAAGACTCGAATGACGTCATCACGCCTGAAGCGAGACAACAAATTCAACTCAAAGACTCGGATGACGTCATCACTCCTGAAACGAGACGGAACGTGGAGCGACCCATCGGGAGGATACGGGACACACATCCCATGAAGTTTCTGGATCC CCCTAAAGACAAGAACAAGCAAGTCCTCAACACCAAGCTGTCTTCCACAGCAAACTTCCCGTACATGGCTCTGATCCTCATCCACGACCGGCCCTGGTGCGCGGGTGCCATCGTGGATGTCAACTGGATAGTGACGGCCGCGCACTGCCTTAATTA CGTCCTCCCCATGTCTCCAACGAAGCATCTGGGCGAAGCCGTGAAGGCGCGCGTGGGCAGCGCGTCAGCGGCTGACGGCGGGCACCTGGTGGAGGTGGCAGGAGCTGTCAGACACCCTCGCTTCGAGGAGGAGCCCGTGCCGCACGCTGACGTGGCGCTGCTGAAGCTTGATGCCAATTTGG AGTTTTCAAACTACGTGGACTTGATAAAAATCTACGATGGCACGCGGGAGCCGTTTGCGCAGAGCTTCGTCGCGGTGACCGGGTGGGGCGCGGTCAAG GGTTCCGGAGCGTCCTTCAAGGACCCCCCCGGCGGGCTGGCCACCACGCGCCTCAAGGTGCGCTCGCAGCCGTTCTGTGCAGACGCCTACCAGCTGGTCCACGGGTTCCGCTTTACCAAGGACTTGTTCTGTGCTTCTATGAGACAGGGCGCTAGGGATGCTTGCTTG TTCGACGCGGGCGCCCCGGCAGTGCAGAAGAACCAGCTGATGGGCATCATGAGCTTCGGCCCCGAGCAGTGCGGCGATGAGTACCAGCCAGCCGTCTTCATCAAGGCTTTCTACTTCAG AGACTTCGTGAAAGAGACAATAGCATCGTTTAAGACTACAGCTGACCTGCTAGCGGCTATGCAGGACGTCGAGAAACAATATGAGACAGGGCCCCCCCCAGACcaagaagaaaataaaaatgatgatAGCTTGACTACAACTACTGAACATGATATGTTATTCCACTGA
- the LOC105392183 gene encoding trypsin-5 isoform X2 translates to MFFANNFPYMALILIHDQPWCAGAIVDVNWIVTAAHCLNYVLPMSPTKHLGEAVKARVGSASAADGGHLVEVAGAVRHPRFEEEPVPHADVALLKLDANLEFSNYVDLIKIYDGTREPFAQSFVAVTGWGAVKGSGASFKDPPGGLATTRLKVRSQPFCADAYQLVHGFRFTKDLFCASMRQGARDACLFDAGAPAVQKNQLMGIMSFGPEQCGDEYQPAVFIKAFYFRDFVKETIASFKTTADLLAAMQDVEKQYETGPPPDQEENKNDDSLTTTTEHDMLFH, encoded by the exons atgttttttgcaaataactTCCCGTACATGGCTCTGATCCTCATCCACGACCAGCCCTGGTGCGCGGGCGCCATCGTGGATGTCAACTGGATAGTGACTGCTGCGCACTGCCTTAATTA CGTCCTCCCCATGTCTCCAACGAAGCATCTGGGCGAAGCCGTGAAGGCGCGCGTGGGCAGCGCGTCAGCGGCTGACGGCGGGCACCTGGTGGAGGTGGCAGGAGCTGTCAGACACCCTCGCTTCGAGGAGGAGCCCGTGCCGCACGCTGACGTGGCGCTGCTGAAGCTTGATGCCAATTTGG AGTTTTCAAACTACGTGGACTTGATAAAAATCTACGATGGCACGCGGGAGCCGTTTGCGCAGAGCTTCGTCGCGGTGACCGGGTGGGGCGCGGTCAAG GGTTCCGGAGCGTCCTTCAAGGACCCCCCCGGCGGGCTGGCCACCACGCGCCTCAAGGTGCGCTCGCAGCCGTTCTGTGCAGACGCCTACCAGCTGGTCCACGGGTTCCGCTTTACCAAGGACTTGTTCTGTGCTTCTATGAGACAGGGCGCTAGGGATGCTTGCTTG TTCGACGCGGGCGCCCCGGCAGTGCAGAAGAACCAGCTGATGGGCATCATGAGCTTCGGCCCCGAGCAGTGCGGCGATGAGTACCAGCCAGCCGTCTTCATCAAGGCTTTCTACTTCAG AGACTTCGTGAAAGAGACAATAGCATCGTTTAAGACTACAGCTGACCTGCTAGCGGCTATGCAGGACGTCGAGAAACAATATGAGACAGGGCCCCCCCCAGACcaagaagaaaataaaaatgatgatAGCTTGACTACAACTACTGAACATGATATGTTATTCCACTGA